GCATTTATTTTTCACTCATCTCCATATTGCCTGCTTAAAATGAATTGACTGTGTATCGCGTAATAAACCTTAACATGTGAACCCGACCCGATATGTACAACAGGTAGAATAACTAATAACAACCAATAATGAAAAACAAACATTACATAAACAGATTCTTTTCACAATTTACTGGTTGGTTGAAACAGTCAACTAAAAAGGAATTAATATTGAAATAATCTCATTTCAAGAAAGCATAATCAACAAGTGAGAGGCTATTAAAGCTTCTTGTAAATACCAAAGATGACTAGCAGAAGATACGCCATGGATCCGATGAAAGACAACCCCATCGCCACTGCCGCCTGGTGGCAAAACTTATCAAACACATTACACACCTCTCGCCATTGTACATGTGAGTTGCCGGTGTAGCCAATAAGGCCAACCGCACCACTAGCACCGATGGCTGAGAAGAGGAGCGCCACCATTACTAGATCTAAAACGGTTACCATCACCGATACGTTCTTCTTTCTACCTCTAGTTGCCAAGGTAAACATCAAAGAGATTGTTGTATAAGAACATGCTATTGCATTTATGATCACAAAGTACCTACAATATCAAATAATAGAATCAAACCGGATAAAGAGAATATAGTTGATCAATAATACACAATACTTTAGTGTTTTTTTATTATTCCATTATTACTATATCAcaagttgggggggggggggggggcatacaCAAAAGCGGACATTTGAATCCATTTTGCGGTGATTCGCATGTCGACAGGAGGTATGGAAGGGTTGATCTTCACGAGTATGGTCGTTGTTTGCTTATTTACTCCAAGAACGACGGCTGCTGCCAGAGTTAGCGCCAACGCTAAAAACCTCGTGGCTGCATCCATACGCCTCAGCCTTGATCCTCCGTTCGCCACCATCATCTCCTCCTCCTTGTGCTGCATCTCCATATTTGTAAATTTAGTAATTGAAGAATGAAGAGAAAGTGTGTAAATGGAAGTCCACagatatacatgtatatataggGGATCCAAGGCCTCAAAACAAAAGACAGTTCTAATCTTTTTGAatgtaaacaaaacaaaaaataaaatctTAATTTTCAGTTTTTAATTCACATAATTATTTCTTTGGTCAATGGGCCATTTAAAATCTGGAACATTTAAAAAAGTGAACCTCTTGGAAAAAATTCTTGG
The Helianthus annuus cultivar XRQ/B chromosome 6, HanXRQr2.0-SUNRISE, whole genome shotgun sequence genome window above contains:
- the LOC110944575 gene encoding CASP-like protein 1E2; the encoded protein is MDAATRFLALALTLAAAVVLGVNKQTTTILVKINPSIPPVDMRITAKWIQMSAFVYFVIINAIACSYTTISLMFTLATRGRKKNVSVMVTVLDLVMVALLFSAIGASGAVGLIGYTGNSHVQWREVCNVFDKFCHQAAVAMGLSFIGSMAYLLLVIFGIYKKL